From the Heliangelus exortis chromosome 25, bHelExo1.hap1, whole genome shotgun sequence genome, one window contains:
- the APOBEC2 gene encoding C->U-editing enzyme APOBEC-2, with product MAEMQEEPSNTQNGEPENTEEGEEKKKKKLKREDLPPFEIVTGERLPAIFFKFQFRNVEYSSGRNKTFLCYVLETQGKESVTSRGYLEDEHAAAHAEMAFFNTILPKCEASLRYNLTWYVSSSPCVTCAGRITETLRKNKNLHLTIMVGRLFMWEEPEMQSALKEMKSAGCKLRIMKPQDFEYVWQNFVEQEEGEEAKGFVPWEDIQENFQYYEEKLAEILH from the exons ATGGCAGAAATGCAGGAGGAGCCCAGCAACACCCAGAATGGGGAACCTGAGAACACAGAAgagggtgaagaaaaaaagaagaagaagttGAAGAGGGAAGATCTTCCACCATTTGAAATTGTCACAGG GGAACGTCTCCCAgccatttttttcaaattccaGTTCAGGAACGTGGAATACAGCTCGGGGAGGAACAAAACCTTCCTGTGTTACGTTCTGGAGACCCAGGGCAAAGAGTCAGTGACTTCCCGGGGTTACCTGGAAGACGAGCACGCGGCTGCCCACGCAGAAATGGCTTTTTTCAACACAATTTTACCCAAATGTGAGGCCAGCCTACGTTACAACCTCACCTGGTACGTGTCCTCCAGCCCCTGCGTCACCTGCGCCGGGCGGATAACGGAGACGCTGAGGAAGAACAAGAACCTGCACTTGACCATCATGGTGGGGAGGCTTTTCATGTGGGAAGAGCCAGAAATGCAAAGTGCCCTGAAAGAAATGAAGTCAGCTGGCTGCAAGCTGAGGATTATGAAGCCTCAAGACTTCGAGTATGTCTGGCAGAACTTTGTGGAgcaggaagaaggggaggaagcCAAGGGGTTCGTGCCGTGGGAGGACATTCAGGAG